In Euphorbia lathyris chromosome 9, ddEupLath1.1, whole genome shotgun sequence, the following are encoded in one genomic region:
- the LOC136207069 gene encoding ent-kaur-16-ene synthase, chloroplastic isoform X2 gives MFDKTELSVSPYDTAWVAMVPSANSLQAPCFPECSKWIVDNQLNDGSWGLHNRDPLIVKDSISSTLACVLALKRWGIGEKQVNKGLEFIELNSASLNDQKQYEPVGFDIIFSGMLEHAKEFGLNLPLDSKYVDSMLLSRDFDLKTGSGSKTEGRKAYLAYISEGIGNLQDWNMVMKYQRKNGSLFDSPSATAAASIHLHDPSCLSYLQHALKKFGNAVPTIYPFDIYVRLSMVDTLESLGVARHFREEIKTVLDDTYKYWLQGNEEIFQDCTTCVMAFRILRANGYNVSSEKLNQFTEDHFFNSLGGYLDDIRPALELYKASQIILPDELFLKKQISWTSQFLKQKISSGLRHTDGINKHITEEVHDVLNFASYADLERLTNWRRIALYRVDETKMLKTSYRCSNITNEHFLKLAVEDFNTCQSMHREELKHLGRWIVEKRLDTLKFARQKLSYCYFSAAASLFAPEMSDARISWAKNSVLTTVVDDFFDVGGSEEELINLVQLIERWDVDGNSHFCSEQVEIIFSALHSTICEIGEKAFAYQGRRMTSHVIKIWLDLLKSMLTEALWLKSNSTPTLNEYMTNGYTSFALGPIVLPALFFVGPKLTDEDVSSDELHDLFKTMSTCGRLLNDWRSFKRESEEGKLNAVSLHMIYGNGAVAEEEAIEKIKGLIESERRELLRLVLQEKESNIARPCKDLFWKMMKVLNLFYLKDDGFTSNQMMNTANALINQPISFHDLCAKIEV, from the exons ATGTTTGATAAGACTGAACTTTCGGTTTCTCCTTATGATACTGCTTGGGTAGCAATGGTTCCCTCTGCAAATTCATTACAAGCTCCTTGTTTTCCAGAATGCTCGAAATGGATAGTTGATAATCAACTCAATGACGGGTCTTGGGGTCTTCATAATCGCGATCCTTTGATAGTTAAGGATTCTATATCATCTACATTAGCGTGTGTTCTCGCATTGAAGCGATGGGGTATTGGCGAAAAACAAGTCAACAAAG GTCTCGAGTTTATTGAGCTAAATTCAGCTTCATTGAATGATCAGAAGCAATATGAACCTGTCGGATTCGATATAATATTTTCCGGTATGCTTGAGCATGCTAAAGAGTTCGGTTTGAACCTTCCTTTGGATTCCAAATATGTCGATTCTATGCTTCTCAGCCGAGATTTCGATCTTAAAAC CGGCAGTGGCAGCAAAACGGAGGGAAGGAAAGCATACTTAGCATACATTTCTGAAGGAATTGGAAATTTACAGGACTGGAATATGGTGATGAAATATCAAAGAAAGAATGGGTCGCTTTTCGATTCACCATCCGCCACTGCAGCTGCTTCTATTCATCTTCATGATCCTAGTTGTCTTAGTTACCTGCAGCATGCTTTGAAAAAGTTCGGAAATGCAG TTCCTACCATTTATCCCTTCGATATATATGTTCGACTAAGCATGGTTGACACACTTGAAAGTTTGGGAGTTGCCCGACATTTTCGAGAAGAAATAAAAACAGTTCTAGATGACACATACAA ATACTGGTTGCAGGGAAATGAAGAGATATTTCAAGATTGTACCACTTGTGTAATGGCATTTCGGATATTACGTGCTAACGGATACAATGTCTCTTCAG AAAAATTGAATCAATTCACTGAAGATCACTTCTTTAATTCACTTGGAGGATATCTGGACGACATAAGGCCTGCTTTGGAGTTATATAAAGCTTCACAGATAATTTTACCGGACGAACTATTTCTCAAAAAACAAATTTCATGGACAAGCCAGTTCTTGAAACAAAAAATTTCTTCTGGTTTAAGGCATACTGATGgaatcaataaacatattacagaAGAG GTGCATGATGTTCTCAATTTTGCTTCATATGCAGATTTGGAACGCTTAACTAACTGGAGGCGAATTGCACTTTACCGAGTAGATGAAACAAAGATGCTAAAAACATCATATCG TTGTTCAAACATTACGAACGAACATTTCCTTAAACTGGCCGTGGAAGATTTCAACACGTGCCAATCAATGCATCGGGAAGAGCTTAAACATCTTGGAAG ATGGATTGTGGAGAAAAGATTGGACACGCTAAAGTTTGCCAGGCAGAAGCTGAGCTATTGTTACTTTTCTGCTGCTGCTTCTCTCTTTGCTCCTGAAATGTCCGATGCTCGTATTTCTTGGGCGAAAAACAGTGTGCTTACTACTGTTGTAGATGATTTCTTCGACGTTGGAGGTTCCGAGGAGGAACTGATAAACCTAGTTCAATTGATTGAGAG GTGGGATGTCGACGGGAACTCTCACTTCTGTTCCGAGCAAGTCGAGATAATATTTTCAGCATTGCACAGTACCATTTGTGAGATTGGAGAGAAAGCATTTGCATATCAAGGCCGTAGAATGACAAGTCATGTTATTAAGATT TGGCTAGATTTGCTGAAATCAATGTTGACCGAAGCGCTCTGGTTGAAAAGCAACTCAACACCTACGCTTAACGAATATATGACCAACGGATACACATCTTTTGCTTTAGGACCTATTGTCCTTCCAGCTCTTTTCTTCGTCGGGCCTAAACTAACAGACGAAGATGTCAGTAGCGATGAATTACATGATCTATTCAAGACGATGAGCACTTGCGGACGCCTACTCAACGACTGGAGAAGCTTCAAG AGGGAATCCGAAGAAGGGAAGCTCAACGCTGTCTCATTGCATATGATTTACGGAAATGGCGCGGTTGCGGAAGAAGAAGCTATCGAAAAGATAAAGGGATTAATAGAAAGTGAAAGGAGAGAATTGCTGAGACTAGTTTTGCAGGAAAAGGAAAGTAATATAGCAAGACCCTGCAAGGATTTGTTCTGGAAAATGATGAAAGTATTGAACTTATTTTACTTGAAGGATGATGGATTCACTTCAAATCAGATGATGAATACTGCAAATGCACTCATCAATCAACCCATATCTTTCCATGATTTATGCGCTAAAATCGAGGTCTAA
- the LOC136207069 gene encoding ent-kaur-16-ene synthase, chloroplastic isoform X1 gives MSSAASSFFTSSISAKLGHQKSKSVAESNTAIQLDGTKEKIKSMFDKTELSVSPYDTAWVAMVPSANSLQAPCFPECSKWIVDNQLNDGSWGLHNRDPLIVKDSISSTLACVLALKRWGIGEKQVNKGLEFIELNSASLNDQKQYEPVGFDIIFSGMLEHAKEFGLNLPLDSKYVDSMLLSRDFDLKTGSGSKTEGRKAYLAYISEGIGNLQDWNMVMKYQRKNGSLFDSPSATAAASIHLHDPSCLSYLQHALKKFGNAVPTIYPFDIYVRLSMVDTLESLGVARHFREEIKTVLDDTYKYWLQGNEEIFQDCTTCVMAFRILRANGYNVSSEKLNQFTEDHFFNSLGGYLDDIRPALELYKASQIILPDELFLKKQISWTSQFLKQKISSGLRHTDGINKHITEEVHDVLNFASYADLERLTNWRRIALYRVDETKMLKTSYRCSNITNEHFLKLAVEDFNTCQSMHREELKHLGRWIVEKRLDTLKFARQKLSYCYFSAAASLFAPEMSDARISWAKNSVLTTVVDDFFDVGGSEEELINLVQLIERWDVDGNSHFCSEQVEIIFSALHSTICEIGEKAFAYQGRRMTSHVIKIWLDLLKSMLTEALWLKSNSTPTLNEYMTNGYTSFALGPIVLPALFFVGPKLTDEDVSSDELHDLFKTMSTCGRLLNDWRSFKRESEEGKLNAVSLHMIYGNGAVAEEEAIEKIKGLIESERRELLRLVLQEKESNIARPCKDLFWKMMKVLNLFYLKDDGFTSNQMMNTANALINQPISFHDLCAKIEV, from the exons ATGTCTTCTGCTGCTTCTTCCTTCTTCACTTCTTCGATTTCAG CAAAATTAGGACATCAGAAGTCAAAATCAGTAGCAGAAAGCAATACAGCAATTCAG CTTGATGGAACTAAAGAAAAGATTAAGAGCATGTTTGATAAGACTGAACTTTCGGTTTCTCCTTATGATACTGCTTGGGTAGCAATGGTTCCCTCTGCAAATTCATTACAAGCTCCTTGTTTTCCAGAATGCTCGAAATGGATAGTTGATAATCAACTCAATGACGGGTCTTGGGGTCTTCATAATCGCGATCCTTTGATAGTTAAGGATTCTATATCATCTACATTAGCGTGTGTTCTCGCATTGAAGCGATGGGGTATTGGCGAAAAACAAGTCAACAAAG GTCTCGAGTTTATTGAGCTAAATTCAGCTTCATTGAATGATCAGAAGCAATATGAACCTGTCGGATTCGATATAATATTTTCCGGTATGCTTGAGCATGCTAAAGAGTTCGGTTTGAACCTTCCTTTGGATTCCAAATATGTCGATTCTATGCTTCTCAGCCGAGATTTCGATCTTAAAAC CGGCAGTGGCAGCAAAACGGAGGGAAGGAAAGCATACTTAGCATACATTTCTGAAGGAATTGGAAATTTACAGGACTGGAATATGGTGATGAAATATCAAAGAAAGAATGGGTCGCTTTTCGATTCACCATCCGCCACTGCAGCTGCTTCTATTCATCTTCATGATCCTAGTTGTCTTAGTTACCTGCAGCATGCTTTGAAAAAGTTCGGAAATGCAG TTCCTACCATTTATCCCTTCGATATATATGTTCGACTAAGCATGGTTGACACACTTGAAAGTTTGGGAGTTGCCCGACATTTTCGAGAAGAAATAAAAACAGTTCTAGATGACACATACAA ATACTGGTTGCAGGGAAATGAAGAGATATTTCAAGATTGTACCACTTGTGTAATGGCATTTCGGATATTACGTGCTAACGGATACAATGTCTCTTCAG AAAAATTGAATCAATTCACTGAAGATCACTTCTTTAATTCACTTGGAGGATATCTGGACGACATAAGGCCTGCTTTGGAGTTATATAAAGCTTCACAGATAATTTTACCGGACGAACTATTTCTCAAAAAACAAATTTCATGGACAAGCCAGTTCTTGAAACAAAAAATTTCTTCTGGTTTAAGGCATACTGATGgaatcaataaacatattacagaAGAG GTGCATGATGTTCTCAATTTTGCTTCATATGCAGATTTGGAACGCTTAACTAACTGGAGGCGAATTGCACTTTACCGAGTAGATGAAACAAAGATGCTAAAAACATCATATCG TTGTTCAAACATTACGAACGAACATTTCCTTAAACTGGCCGTGGAAGATTTCAACACGTGCCAATCAATGCATCGGGAAGAGCTTAAACATCTTGGAAG ATGGATTGTGGAGAAAAGATTGGACACGCTAAAGTTTGCCAGGCAGAAGCTGAGCTATTGTTACTTTTCTGCTGCTGCTTCTCTCTTTGCTCCTGAAATGTCCGATGCTCGTATTTCTTGGGCGAAAAACAGTGTGCTTACTACTGTTGTAGATGATTTCTTCGACGTTGGAGGTTCCGAGGAGGAACTGATAAACCTAGTTCAATTGATTGAGAG GTGGGATGTCGACGGGAACTCTCACTTCTGTTCCGAGCAAGTCGAGATAATATTTTCAGCATTGCACAGTACCATTTGTGAGATTGGAGAGAAAGCATTTGCATATCAAGGCCGTAGAATGACAAGTCATGTTATTAAGATT TGGCTAGATTTGCTGAAATCAATGTTGACCGAAGCGCTCTGGTTGAAAAGCAACTCAACACCTACGCTTAACGAATATATGACCAACGGATACACATCTTTTGCTTTAGGACCTATTGTCCTTCCAGCTCTTTTCTTCGTCGGGCCTAAACTAACAGACGAAGATGTCAGTAGCGATGAATTACATGATCTATTCAAGACGATGAGCACTTGCGGACGCCTACTCAACGACTGGAGAAGCTTCAAG AGGGAATCCGAAGAAGGGAAGCTCAACGCTGTCTCATTGCATATGATTTACGGAAATGGCGCGGTTGCGGAAGAAGAAGCTATCGAAAAGATAAAGGGATTAATAGAAAGTGAAAGGAGAGAATTGCTGAGACTAGTTTTGCAGGAAAAGGAAAGTAATATAGCAAGACCCTGCAAGGATTTGTTCTGGAAAATGATGAAAGTATTGAACTTATTTTACTTGAAGGATGATGGATTCACTTCAAATCAGATGATGAATACTGCAAATGCACTCATCAATCAACCCATATCTTTCCATGATTTATGCGCTAAAATCGAGGTCTAA